A genome region from Glycine max cultivar Williams 82 chromosome 5, Glycine_max_v4.0, whole genome shotgun sequence includes the following:
- the LOC100527246 gene encoding putative ribosomal L27e protein family, translating into MVKFLKPNKAVIVLQGRYAGRKAVIVRTFDEGTRERPYGHCLVAGIKKYPSKVIKKDSAKKTAKKSRVKAFVKLVNYQHLMPTRYTLDVDLKDAVTPDVLATKDKKVTALKETKKRLEERFKTGKNRWFFTKLRF; encoded by the coding sequence atggTGAAGTTCCTGAAGCCTAACAAGGCAGTGATCGTCCTGCAGGGCCGCTACGCCGGGCGCAAGGCGGTGATCGTGAGGACCTTCGACGAGGGAACCAGGGAGCGCCCCTACGGCCACTGCCTCGTCGCCGGAATAAAGAAGTACCCAAGCAAGGTCATCAAGAAGGACTCCGCGAAGAAGACCGCGAAGAAATCTAGGGTTAAGGCCTTCGTGAAGCTCGTGAACTACCAGCACCTCATGCCCACGCGCTACACGCTCGACGTGGATCTAAAGGACGCTGTTACCCCCGATGTTCTAGCCACCAAGGACAAGAAGGTTACCGCTCTCAAGGAGACCAAGAAGCGCCTCGAGGAGAGGTTCAAGACCGGCAAGAATAGGTGGTTCTTCACCAAACTCAGATTCTGA
- the LOC102664984 gene encoding pentatricopeptide repeat-containing protein At3g16610, which translates to MRFSFAHCGHQRTHASPNNVATLYHHSQHPTPIIVSLPQTPTLSKDHRGSRLTKSHTQPLIDLLKSCEESVSLKQANCIHGHVLKSGFGDHDLLVLSNHQIHVYSKCNDYEAARKVFDGMPQRNVFSWTVMIVASNEHGYYRDGVERFCMMMDQGVLPDGFAFSAVLQSCVGYDSVELGEMVHAHVVVTGFFMHTVVGTSLLNMYAKLGENESSVKVFNSMPERNIVSWNAMISGFTSNGLHLQAFDCFINMIEVGVTPNNFTFVSVSKAVGQLGDFHKCLQVHRYASDWGLDSNTLVGTALIDMYCKCGSMSDAQILFDSKFTGCPVNTPWNAMVTGYSQVGSHVEALELFTRMCQNDIKPDVYTFCCVFNSIAALKCLKSLRETHGMALKCGFDAMQISATNALAHAYAKCDSLEAVENVFNRMEEKDVVSWTTMVTSYCQYYEWGKALTIFSQMRNEGFVPNHFTLSSVITACGGLCLLEYGQQIHGLTCKANMDAETCIESALIDMYAKCGNLTGAKKIFKRIFNPDTVSWTAIISTYAQHGLAEDALQLFRKMEQSDTRINAVTLLCILFACSHGGMVEEGLRIFHQMEVTYGVVPEMEHYACIVDLLGRVGRLDEAVEFINKMPIEPNEMVWQTLLGACRIHGNPTLGETAAQKILSARPQHPSTYVLLSNMYIESGLYKDGVNLRDTMKERGIKKEPGYSWVSVRGEVHKFYAGDQMHPQTDKIYAMLEELTSNI; encoded by the coding sequence ATGAGGTTCTCCTTTGCACACTGCGGGCACCAACGAACTCATGCTTCCCCTAACAATGTAGCCACGCTTTATCATCATTCACAACACCCAACACCTATTATCGTTTCCTTGCCTCAGACTCCAACGCTTTCAAAGGACCACCGTGGAAGCCGATTAACCAAGTCCCATACTCAACCACTCATCGACCTCTTAAAGTCCTGCGAGGAAAGTGTCTCTCTTAAGCAGGCTAATTGCATTCATGGGCACGTTCTAAAATCGGGTTttggtgaccatgacttgttgGTGCTTTCgaatcaccaaattcatgtgtaCTCCAAATGCAATGACTATGAAGCTGCCCGTAAGGTGTTTGATGGAATGCCCCAAAGAAACGTGTTTTCGTGGACTGTCATGATTGTCGCGTCCAATGAACATGGCTACTACCGTGATGGGGTGGAGCGGTTTTGCATGATGATGGACCAAGGCGTGTTGCCGGATGGTTTCGCCTTCTCTGCTGTTTTGCAGTCATGTGTGGGGTATGATTCGGTTGAGTTGGGTGAGATGGTGCATGCCCATGTTGTTGTCACGGGTTTTTTTATGCATACAGTTGTTGGTACCTCTCTTCTCAACATGTATGCAAAGTTGGGAGAGAATGAGAGTTCAGTTAAGGTGTTCAACTCCATGCCAGAGCGTAACATTGTCTCCTGGAATGCAATGATTTCTGGGTTTACCTCTAACGGTTTACACCTACAAGCATTTGATTGTTTTATCAACATGATTGAAGTAGGGGTTACTcctaataattttacatttgtaAGTGTTTCCAAGGCAGTTGGGCAGTTAGGTGACTTTCACAAGTGTCTCCAAGTTCACAGATATGCTTCTGATTGGGGATTGGATTCCAATACTTTGGTTGGAACAGCTCTTATCGATATGTACTGCAAGTGCGGGTCTATGTCAGATGCACAGATTCTTTTTGACTCGAAGTTCACCGGTTGTCCAGTTAACACGCCTTGGAATGCAATGGTAACAGGTTATTCACAAGTTGGTTCTCACGTAGAGGCTTTGGAACTGTTCACAAGAATGTGCCAAAACGATATCAAACCAGATGTGTACACATTCTGTTGTGTGTTTAACTCAATTGCTGCTTTGAAGTGTCTGAAATCCTTGAGGGAGACTCATGGGATGGCTTTGAAATGTGGATTTGATGCAATGCAGATTAGTGCAACCAATGCCCTCGCCCATGCATATGCCAAATGtgactcacttgaagctgtagAGAACGTATTCAATAGAATGGAAGAGAAAGACGTAGTATCTTGGACAACCATGGTGACTTCATATTGCCAATATTATGAATGGGGAAAAGCCTTGACCATCTTCTCACAAATGCGCAATGAAGGTTTTGTACCCAATCATTTTACTCTTTCAAGTGTCATCACCGCATGTGGAGGTCTTTGTTTACTAGAATACGGCCAGCAAATTCACGGTCTGACATGCAAGGCTAACATGGATGCTGAAACATGCATAGAAAGTGCTCTAATTGACATGTACGCCAAATGTGGGAATCTAACAGGAGCAAAGAAGATTTTCAAAAGAATATTCAACCCAGACACAGTTTCATGGACTGCCATAATATCCACTTACGCCCAGCACGGTCTTGCTGAAGATGCCCTTCAACTCTTCAGAAAGATGGAACAGTCAGATACAAGGATCAATGCTGTCACATTGTTATGCATCCTTTTTGCCTGCAGCCATGGGGGAATGGTGGAGGAAGGCTTGAGAATTTTCCATCAAATGGAGGTCACCTATGGTGTGGTACCTGAAATGGAACACTACGCATGCATTGTTGATCTCTTAGGCCGTGTTGGCCGGTTGGACGAAGCTGTGGAATTCATAAACAAGATGCCAATCGAGCCAAACGAAATGGTTTGGCAAACCTTATTAGGAGCATGTAGAATTCACGGAAATCCCACGTTGGGAGAAACTGCAGCTCAAAAGATTCTATCTGCTCGACCACAACATCCTTCTACCTACGTTCTTTTGTCCAACATGTACATAGAATCAGGACTATACAAAGACGGGGTTAACTTGAGAGACACAATGAAAGAACGAGGCATTAAAAAGGAACCAGGATATAGTTGGGTTTCCGTGAGAGGTGAGGTTCACAAGTTCTACGCTGGAGATCAAATGCATCCACAAACAGACAAAATCTATGCCATGTTAGAAGAGTTAACATCCAATATCTAG